One window of Novosphingobium sp. 9U genomic DNA carries:
- a CDS encoding NAD(P)-dependent oxidoreductase: MRVLLTGSSGWLGRHLAPLLVQAGHTVTGLDVAPGASTQVIGSVADRALVFDTVARFGIEAIVHAGALHKPDIVRFPRQAFIDTNLTGTLNLLEAAVEAGHPRFVFTSTTSLMVRGDVRAGAGDAGAWWMDEDFGPIDPRNIYGVSKFAAENLCRLISAESGMAVAILRTGRFFPEDDDTLAVPSGLNLKANEFLNRRLTVHDAARAHVAALERIAGCETFVISAPPPFSREEALELATDARAVIERHFPDAAELYAAADWVLPDRIERVYDPAKAERLLGWRARIDFGAILQALRRGDDLPLGHDTDWVSPITTA, encoded by the coding sequence GTGCGGGTGCTGCTGACAGGCTCATCGGGCTGGCTCGGCAGGCACCTCGCGCCGCTGCTCGTGCAGGCCGGGCACACCGTCACCGGCCTCGATGTCGCGCCGGGAGCCAGCACCCAGGTGATCGGATCGGTGGCCGACCGTGCCCTGGTGTTCGACACGGTGGCCCGGTTCGGGATCGAGGCGATTGTCCACGCCGGTGCGCTGCACAAGCCCGACATCGTCCGCTTTCCGCGCCAGGCCTTCATCGACACCAACCTGACCGGAACGCTCAACCTGCTGGAGGCGGCGGTGGAGGCCGGCCACCCACGCTTCGTCTTCACCTCCACCACGTCGCTGATGGTGCGCGGCGACGTGCGCGCCGGAGCCGGGGACGCGGGTGCCTGGTGGATGGACGAGGACTTCGGTCCGATCGACCCGCGCAACATCTACGGCGTGAGCAAGTTCGCAGCCGAGAACCTGTGCCGCTTGATCTCGGCCGAGAGCGGCATGGCGGTGGCTATCCTGCGCACCGGGCGGTTCTTCCCCGAGGACGATGATACGCTCGCAGTGCCCTCCGGCCTCAACCTCAAGGCCAACGAGTTCCTCAACCGGCGGCTCACAGTGCATGACGCCGCCCGCGCGCACGTGGCCGCGCTGGAGCGCATCGCGGGCTGCGAGACGTTCGTCATCAGCGCTCCGCCGCCCTTCTCGCGCGAAGAGGCGCTCGAACTCGCCACCGATGCACGCGCCGTGATCGAGCGGCACTTTCCCGATGCGGCGGAGCTTTATGCGGCGGCCGACTGGGTGCTCCCTGATCGCATCGAGAGGGTCTACGACCCGGCCAAGGCCGAACGCCTGCTAGGCTGGCGCGCGCGGATCGACTTCGGCGCCATTCTCCAGGCCTTGCGCCGGGGCGATGACCTGCCACTCGGCCACGATACCGACTGGGTCTCGCCCATTACCACAGCCTGA
- a CDS encoding glutathione peroxidase, whose protein sequence is MADLATIPLTRIDGKPDTLAEHAGKVLLVVNVASKCGLTPQYEGLEKLYETYKDRGFEVLGFPANDFGAQEPGTHEEIVEFCKLNYGVSFPLFAKADVTGPAKQPLYAALTKAVPTKLGDVEGMKERFKGYGMTPNDDPEVLWNFEKFLIGKDGSVVGRFAPAMTPEDPALVSAIEAELAK, encoded by the coding sequence ATGGCCGACCTCGCCACCATTCCGCTGACGCGCATCGACGGCAAGCCCGACACTCTCGCCGAGCACGCCGGCAAGGTGCTGCTGGTGGTCAACGTCGCGTCCAAGTGCGGCCTGACTCCGCAGTACGAGGGGCTGGAGAAGCTGTACGAGACCTACAAGGACCGCGGCTTCGAAGTGCTCGGCTTCCCGGCCAACGATTTCGGCGCGCAGGAGCCGGGCACGCACGAGGAGATCGTCGAGTTCTGCAAGCTGAACTACGGCGTCTCGTTCCCGCTCTTTGCCAAGGCCGACGTGACCGGCCCGGCCAAGCAGCCGCTCTACGCTGCGCTGACCAAGGCGGTGCCGACCAAACTGGGCGATGTCGAGGGCATGAAGGAGCGCTTCAAGGGCTACGGCATGACGCCCAACGACGATCCCGAGGTGCTGTGGAACTTCGAAAAGTTCCTGATCGGCAAGGACGGCTCGGTGGTCGGCCGTTTCGCGCCGGCGATGACGCCGGAGGATCCGGCGCTGGTGTCGGCGATCGAAGCCGAGCTGGCGAAGTAG
- a CDS encoding sulfurtransferase codes for MTYETIAQVQDLRELLADGADVLVLDCEFDLGDPDRGRAVYLEAHLPGARYVDLELDLSGEVTGDNGRHPLPARTAFAATMRALGLKAGQQVVAYDGNGGIYAARLWWMLRWLGHPPVAVLDGGRQAWAEAALPFESGEPGPVREGDFTLGEPLVGQPVTAREVLANIAAGELQVIDARDAQRFAGAPHPLDTVSGHIPGASNRFYRDNFDEGGRLKPAADLAQAFATALGGKAPGNAVLQCGSGVTACHNLLAMEIAGLKGGRLYPGSWSEWTSDPLRPVER; via the coding sequence ATGACCTACGAGACGATCGCCCAGGTCCAGGACTTGCGCGAATTGCTGGCCGACGGGGCGGACGTGCTCGTGCTCGATTGCGAGTTCGATCTCGGCGACCCCGACCGCGGCCGCGCGGTCTACCTGGAGGCGCACCTGCCAGGCGCGCGCTACGTTGATCTGGAGCTCGATCTCTCGGGCGAGGTGACCGGTGACAACGGCCGCCACCCGCTGCCTGCGCGCACTGCGTTCGCCGCGACGATGCGAGCTCTGGGCCTTAAGGCAGGGCAGCAGGTCGTGGCTTATGACGGCAACGGCGGGATCTACGCCGCGCGGCTGTGGTGGATGCTGCGCTGGCTCGGCCATCCGCCAGTGGCGGTGCTCGACGGCGGGCGGCAGGCCTGGGCCGAGGCGGCGCTGCCGTTCGAATCCGGTGAGCCGGGCCCCGTCCGAGAGGGTGACTTCACGCTGGGCGAACCCCTGGTCGGCCAGCCCGTCACCGCGCGTGAGGTCTTGGCGAACATAGCCGCGGGTGAATTGCAGGTGATCGACGCGCGCGACGCCCAGCGCTTTGCGGGCGCGCCGCATCCGCTCGACACCGTCTCCGGCCACATTCCGGGTGCAAGCAATCGCTTCTACCGCGACAACTTCGATGAAGGCGGAAGGCTGAAGCCCGCAGCGGATCTGGCCCAGGCGTTCGCGACCGCGCTGGGCGGCAAGGCGCCTGGCAACGCGGTGCTGCAATGCGGTTCGGGCGTCACGGCGTGCCACAATCTGCTGGCAATGGAGATTGCCGGCCTGAAGGGCGGACGGCTCTATCCCGGCTCATGGAGCGAGTGGACGAGCGATCCGTTGCGGCCGGTAGAGCGCTGA